A single Capra hircus breed San Clemente chromosome 13, ASM170441v1, whole genome shotgun sequence DNA region contains:
- the PROCR gene encoding endothelial protein C receptor isoform X1: MLTTLLPLLPLLLPGWALRSQEASDGPSELQMIQVSYFRNPSQVWHRGNATLGGVLTHVLEGPGHNVSIQQLQPLQEPDSWALTKRYLNRYLEEFVGLVQVVHQERGVTFPLIIRCSLGCELPPEGSEARVFFEVAVNGSSFVNFQPKTASWVAEPHAPSRVVTYTVDQLNKYNRTRYELREFLQDTCVQYIQKHITTNNLKAGSQTGRSYTSLVLGVLVGCFIVTGVAVGIFLCTGGRRRC, from the exons ATGTTGACCACACTGCTGCCCCTGCTGCCACTGCTCCTGCCCGGCTGGGCCCTCCGCAGCCAGGAAGCCTCAGATG GCCCGTCGGAGCTCCAAATGATCCAGGTCTCCTACTTCCGCAACCCCTCTCAAGTGTGGCACCGAGGCAACGCGACGCTGGGGGGGGTCCTGACGCACGTGCTGGAAGGCCCAGGCCACAACGTCTCGATCCAACAGCTGCAGCCCTTGCAGGAGCCCGACAGCTGGGCACTCACGAAGAGATACCTGAATCGCTACCTGGAGGAGTTCGTGGGCTTGGTGCAGGTGGTGCACCAGGAGCGGGGCGTGACCT TTCCTCTGATCATTCGCTGCTCCCTGGGCTGCGAGTTGCCTCCTGAGGGCTCGGAAGCCCGTGTCTTCTTCGAAGTGGCTGTGAATGGAAGCTCCTTTGTAAATTTCCAGCCGAAGACAGCCTCATGGGTGGCGGAACCTCATGCACCGTCCAGAGTGGTCACCTACACGGTTGACCAGCTAAACAAGTACAATCGAACTCGGTACGAACTGCGGGAATTTCTACAGGACACCTGTGTGCAATACATACAGAAACACATCACCACGAACAACTTGAAAG CAGGAAGCCAAACAGGCCGTTCCTACACTTCACTGGTCCTGGGCGTCCTGGTGGGCTGTTTCATCGTCACTGGAGTGGCTGTAGGCATCTTCCTGTGCACAGGTGGACGGCGGCGGTGTTGA
- the PROCR gene encoding endothelial protein C receptor isoform X2 has translation MLTTLLPLLPLLLPGWALRSQEASDGPSELQMIQVSYFRNPSQVWHRGNATLGGVLTHVLEGPGHNVSIQQLQPLQEPDSWALTKRYLNRYLEEFVGLVQVVHQERGVTFPLIIRCSLGCELPPEGSEARVFFEVAVNGSSFVNFQPKTASWVAEPHAPSRVVTYTVDQLNKYNRTRYELREFLQDTCVQYIQKHITTNNLKGSQTGRSYTSLVLGVLVGCFIVTGVAVGIFLCTGGRRRC, from the exons ATGTTGACCACACTGCTGCCCCTGCTGCCACTGCTCCTGCCCGGCTGGGCCCTCCGCAGCCAGGAAGCCTCAGATG GCCCGTCGGAGCTCCAAATGATCCAGGTCTCCTACTTCCGCAACCCCTCTCAAGTGTGGCACCGAGGCAACGCGACGCTGGGGGGGGTCCTGACGCACGTGCTGGAAGGCCCAGGCCACAACGTCTCGATCCAACAGCTGCAGCCCTTGCAGGAGCCCGACAGCTGGGCACTCACGAAGAGATACCTGAATCGCTACCTGGAGGAGTTCGTGGGCTTGGTGCAGGTGGTGCACCAGGAGCGGGGCGTGACCT TTCCTCTGATCATTCGCTGCTCCCTGGGCTGCGAGTTGCCTCCTGAGGGCTCGGAAGCCCGTGTCTTCTTCGAAGTGGCTGTGAATGGAAGCTCCTTTGTAAATTTCCAGCCGAAGACAGCCTCATGGGTGGCGGAACCTCATGCACCGTCCAGAGTGGTCACCTACACGGTTGACCAGCTAAACAAGTACAATCGAACTCGGTACGAACTGCGGGAATTTCTACAGGACACCTGTGTGCAATACATACAGAAACACATCACCACGAACAACTTGAAAG GAAGCCAAACAGGCCGTTCCTACACTTCACTGGTCCTGGGCGTCCTGGTGGGCTGTTTCATCGTCACTGGAGTGGCTGTAGGCATCTTCCTGTGCACAGGTGGACGGCGGCGGTGTTGA